The Molothrus aeneus isolate 106 chromosome 15, BPBGC_Maene_1.0, whole genome shotgun sequence genome includes a region encoding these proteins:
- the IL17B gene encoding interleukin-17B, which produces MERAPNLLLLCIFTFAMVPVPEAKDQSKAAKGRRRGLARAPTAPPGLAWAPDDPYSSMAEYEHSIQDMVRQLRNGSEPGDTKCQVNLRLWRSNRRSLSPWAYRINHDATRIPADIPEARCLCSGCINPFTLQEDRSMASIPIFSRLPVRRRLCPGQLGHGPSGKKCHKKYQMVMETIAVGCTCIF; this is translated from the exons ATGGAGCGGGCTCCAAACCTG cttctcctctgcATCTTCACCTTCGCCATGGTCCCGGTTCCCGAAGCCAAGGACCAgagcaaggcagccaagggcaggagaaggggcctggcacgggcacccacagccccccccGGGCTGGCCTGGGCCCCGGATGACCCCTACAGCAGCATGGCAGAGTACGAGCACAGCATCCAGGACATGGTGCGCCAGCTGAGGAACGGCTCCGAGCCGGGGGACACCAAGTGCCAGGTGAACCTGAGGCTCTGGAGGTCCAACCGCAGGAGCCTGTCCCCCTGGGCCTACAG GATAAACCACGATGCCACGCGGATCCCAGCAGACATCCCCGAGGCCCGGTGCCTGTGCAGTGGCTGCATCAACCCCTTCACCCTGCAGGAGGACCGCAGCATGGCCAGCATCCCCATCTTCAGCCGCCTGCCCGTGCGCCGCCGGCTCTGCCCGGGCCAGCTGGGCCACGGGCCCTCGGGCAAGAAGTGCCACAAGAAGTACCAGATGGTGATGGAGACCATTGCTGTGGGCTGCACCTGCATCTTCTGA
- the PCYOX1L gene encoding prenylcysteine oxidase-like, which produces MAPPPAALPLPLPLPLLPALAALLVALPAAPAARAAPRSIAVVGAGLGGSASAYFLQQHFGPQVQLDVYEAAGVGGRLATVTVNKQQYESRGASIHALSLHMQDFVKILGLKHRREVAGKSAIFSGEHFVLEETDWYLLNLFRLWWHYGISFLRLQMWVEEVMEKFMRIYKYQAHGYAFSSLEELLRSLGGEAFVNMTQRSVAESLLEVGVTQRFVDDVIAAVLRSSYGQSVLVPAFAGAMSLAGAQGSTWAVEGGNKLVCSGLLKLTKANVISARVTGISLHSSEGRALYQVHYESTEGQGSAFYDLVVVTTPLQPSRSNFTFDNFDPPIADLPGAFQPSVTSVVHGYLNSSYFGFPDPKLFPFTSILTTDTPELFFHAMDNICPVNISAAFRRKQPQEAAVWRVLSPRPLDKPQLKTLFRSYYSVQVAEWPTYPRYDAAKALPPVVLHESLFYLSGVEWVASSMEMTAVAAKNVALLAYNRWHQQLDKIDQKDLMHKVKTEL; this is translated from the exons atggccccgccgcccgccgcgctgccgctgccgctgccgctgccgctgctgccggCCCTGGCCGCGCTCCTGGTCGCGCTCccggccgcgcccgccgcccgcgccgcgccgcgcTCCATCG CCGTGGTGGGCGCCGGGCTGGGGGGCTCGGCCTCCGCGtacttcctgcagcagcacttcgGGCCGCAGGTGCAGCTGGACGTGTACGAGGCGGCGGGCGTGGGAGGGCGCCTGGCCACCGTCACCGTCAACAAGCAGCAGTATGAGAGCCGCGGAGCCTCCATCCATGCCCTCAGCCTCCACATGCAGGACTTCGTCAAGATCTTGG GCCTCAAGCACCGACGCGAGGTGGCCGGGAAAAGCGCCATCTTCAGCGGGGAGCACTTCGTCCTGGAGGAGACCGACTGGTACCTGCTCAACCTCTTCCGCCTCTGGTGGCACTATGGCATCAGCTTCCTGCGCCTGCAGATGTGGGTGGAGGAGGTGATGGAGAAGTTCATGAG GATCTACAAGTACCAGGCACACGGCTACgccttctccagcctggaggagctgctgcgcTCGCTGGGCGGGGAGGCCTTTGTGAACATGACCCAGCGCTCGGTGGCCGAGTCCCTGCTGGAGGTCGGTGTCACCCAGCGCTTCGTGGACGATGTCATTGCCGCCGTCCTGCGCTCCAGCTACGGCCAGTCCGTGCTGGTGCCCGCCTTCGCAG GGGCCATGTCGCTGGcgggagcccagggcagcacctggGCGGTGGAAGGAGGGAATAAGCTGGTGTGTTCAGGTCTGCTGAAGCTGACCAAAGCCAATGTCATCTCAGCCAGGGTGACAGgcatctccctgcacagctcgG AGGGGAGAGCCCTGTACCAGGTCCACTACGAGAGCACCGAgggccagggctctgctttCTACGACCTGGTGGTGGTGACGACTccgctgcagcccagcaggagcaacTTCACCTTCGACAACTTCGACCCCCCCATCGCCGACCTGCCCGGCGCCTTCCAGCCCTCCGTCACCTCCGTGGTGCACGGCTACCTCAACTCCTCCTACTTCGGCTTCCCCGACCCCAAGCTGTTCCCTTTCACCAGCATCCTCACCACCGACACCCCCGAGCTCTTCTTCCACGCCATGGACAACATCTGCCCCGTCAACATCTCGGCGGCGTTCCGGCGCAAGCAGCCGCAGGAGGCGGCCGTGTGGCGCGTGCTGTCCCCGCGGCCGCTGGACAAGCCCCAGCTGAAGACCCTCTTCAGGTCCTACTACTCGGTGCAGGTGGCCGAGTGGCCGACGTACCCGCGCTACGACGCCGCCAAGGCGCTGCCGCCCGTCGTGCTCCACGAGAGCCTCTTCTACCTCAGCGGCGTGGAGTGGGTGGCCAGCTCCATGGAGATGACGGCAGTGGCGGCCAAAAACGTGGCCCTGCTGGCCTACAACCGCTGGCATCAGCAGCTGGACAAGATCGACCAGAAGGACTTGATGCACAAGGTGAAGACGGAGCTGTGA